A window from Marinagarivorans cellulosilyticus encodes these proteins:
- a CDS encoding cold-shock protein produces MSARESGTVKWFNNARGYGFITRGDATDDIFVHYRNIRGEGYRSLAEGQEVEFELLEGDKGLQADDVACL; encoded by the coding sequence ATGTCAGCTCGCGAATCCGGCACTGTAAAATGGTTTAACAATGCCCGTGGATATGGCTTTATCACCCGTGGCGACGCAACGGATGATATCTTTGTGCACTACCGCAACATCCGCGGTGAAGGCTACCGCTCTCTAGCAGAAGGCCAAGAGGTGGAGTTTGAATTGCTCGAAGGCGATAAGGGGCTGCAAGCGGACGATGTTGCCTGCTTGTAA